In Candidatus Sedimenticola sp. (ex Thyasira tokunagai), the following proteins share a genomic window:
- a CDS encoding F0F1 ATP synthase subunit delta, translating into MAGEAITIARPYAEAVFARAEASDKLDLWSEMLTLLAQVVEEPAAAGIIADPMFDKEHLTQLMLDIGGGRLNEEGQNLVKLLVQNGRLPIVPEIVGVYEQLKAESRRELNVHIRSAYALKPAEENKIAAALKAKLGRDITITSEEEADLIGGLHIRAGDMVIDGSVSGQLQQLANELGI; encoded by the coding sequence ATGGCAGGAGAAGCTATCACAATTGCCCGCCCCTACGCAGAAGCGGTATTCGCACGGGCGGAGGCGAGCGACAAACTCGATCTCTGGTCTGAGATGCTGACACTTCTTGCGCAGGTCGTGGAAGAGCCGGCTGCCGCCGGCATCATTGCCGATCCGATGTTTGATAAGGAGCACCTGACCCAGCTGATGCTGGATATAGGTGGCGGCCGTCTTAACGAAGAGGGCCAAAATCTTGTCAAACTGCTGGTGCAAAACGGACGACTCCCGATAGTGCCGGAGATTGTCGGTGTGTATGAACAGCTAAAGGCAGAGAGCCGGCGAGAGCTCAATGTCCATATACGTTCCGCATACGCCCTCAAACCCGCCGAGGAGAATAAGATCGCTGCCGCCCTTAAAGCCAAATTGGGGCGCGATATCACCATCACCAGCGAGGAGGAGGCCGATCTGATCGGTGGTCTTCATATCCGCGCCGGCGATATGGTGATAGACGGATCCGTCAGCGGCCAGCTCCAGCAACTGGCGAACGAATTAGGAATCTAA
- a CDS encoding F0F1 ATP synthase subunit B, producing the protein MNINLTLIGQLISFVVFVMLTMKYVWTPIMGALDVRRKEIADGLAAAERGQHEQELAQARAKDVLHDAKSQAAEIVSQAQKRASEIVDEAKENARAEGERLVSGAQAEIEQESTRAREHLREKVAELAIVGAEKILRKEIDAGAHQEIVDTLAAEI; encoded by the coding sequence ATGAATATCAATCTGACTCTTATAGGTCAGCTGATCTCTTTTGTAGTATTCGTGATGCTCACGATGAAGTACGTCTGGACACCGATAATGGGTGCCCTTGATGTGCGTCGAAAGGAGATCGCAGACGGACTTGCTGCCGCCGAGCGCGGACAGCATGAACAGGAATTGGCTCAGGCACGCGCTAAAGACGTGCTCCATGATGCCAAGTCACAAGCTGCTGAGATCGTCTCTCAGGCGCAGAAACGCGCCAGCGAGATTGTCGATGAAGCAAAAGAAAACGCACGCGCTGAAGGTGAACGACTGGTCAGTGGTGCACAGGCTGAGATCGAGCAGGAGAGTACCCGCGCCCGTGAGCATCTGCGTGAGAAAGTCGCAGAGCTCGCTATCGTCGGTGCAGAGAAAATCCTCCGCAAAGAGATCGATGCAGGTGCTCACCAAGAGATCGTCGATACACTGGCGGCAGAGATATAG
- the atpE gene encoding F0F1 ATP synthase subunit C — MEQALLYIAGAIMMGLGALGAAVGIGVLGGRFLEGAARQPELIPMLRTQFFIVMGLVDAVPMIAVGLAMYVLFAVA; from the coding sequence ATGGAACAAGCATTGCTGTACATTGCCGGCGCAATTATGATGGGCCTCGGCGCTCTGGGTGCCGCAGTCGGTATCGGCGTCCTTGGTGGCCGCTTTCTCGAAGGTGCCGCTCGTCAGCCTGAGCTGATTCCTATGCTGCGTACCCAGTTCTTCATCGTTATGGGCCTGGTTGACGCTGTGCCCATGATCGCTGTCGGTCTGGCTATGTATGTGCTGTTCGCTGTAGCGTAA
- the atpB gene encoding F0F1 ATP synthase subunit A: MSGETITSSAYIKHHLTNLTYGKLPAGGYCEGKQVVAEEGWTMAECGEAASAMGFNAIHVDTMFWSLLLGFVFIFFFKKAADQATSDIPGKLQNFAEWIVEFIDTSVRGSFTAKNDLVAPLALTIFVWIFLQNLMDLVPVDVIPLITSALGIHFMKVVPSTDPNATFGMAIGVFALMLYYSIKIKGIGGFAGELTLQPFSSDNPIIKTLFIPINFLLEFVSLIAKPISLALRLFGNMYAGEMIFILIAIMYNAGIVLGLFGGVLQLGWALFHILIITLQAFIFMTLTIVYMDMAHSEH, translated from the coding sequence ATGTCTGGCGAAACTATAACCTCTAGTGCTTACATCAAGCATCACCTCACGAATCTAACCTATGGCAAATTGCCGGCCGGTGGCTACTGTGAAGGTAAACAGGTCGTAGCTGAAGAGGGCTGGACGATGGCCGAGTGTGGTGAAGCCGCCTCTGCCATGGGTTTTAACGCTATCCATGTCGATACCATGTTCTGGTCCCTCCTCCTTGGCTTTGTTTTCATCTTTTTCTTCAAGAAAGCGGCGGATCAGGCCACCTCGGATATTCCCGGTAAGCTGCAGAACTTTGCCGAGTGGATTGTCGAGTTCATCGACACCAGTGTGCGTGGCTCCTTTACCGCCAAAAATGATCTGGTCGCCCCACTGGCGCTGACTATCTTTGTCTGGATATTTCTGCAGAACCTGATGGATCTTGTTCCGGTCGATGTGATTCCCCTTATTACCAGTGCCCTGGGTATCCACTTTATGAAAGTGGTGCCGTCAACCGACCCCAATGCCACCTTCGGCATGGCCATCGGCGTCTTTGCACTGATGCTCTATTACAGTATCAAGATCAAGGGTATTGGCGGCTTTGCCGGCGAACTGACCCTGCAGCCCTTCTCCTCGGACAATCCGATTATCAAGACGCTGTTTATCCCAATCAACTTTCTGCTTGAATTCGTCAGCCTGATCGCCAAGCCGATCTCTCTGGCACTACGACTGTTCGGTAACATGTATGCGGGTGAGATGATCTTTATCCTCATCGCTATTATGTACAACGCCGGCATTGTTCTCGGCCTGTTCGGTGGTGTTTTACAGCTGGGCTGGGCGCTCTTCCATATCCTTATTATTACGCTGCAGGCGTTTATTTTTATGACCCTGACCATCGTTTATATGGATATGGCTCATAGTGAGCACTGA
- a CDS encoding ATP synthase subunit I: protein MTRLRLTDKNQAIRAVAAQFGVTLATTLLLLLFFGWTEAYSGFTGGTIAVLGSAWFSRRVFVHYKAQDPGRLLARFYTAELEKLVVTAVLFAGTVIWINPLSAAALFGVFLLVQFVPMLAARFVF from the coding sequence GTGACAAGGTTGCGGCTAACGGATAAAAACCAAGCCATTCGTGCGGTTGCAGCACAGTTTGGAGTCACTCTTGCCACTACTCTGCTCCTGCTGCTTTTTTTCGGCTGGACAGAGGCCTACTCCGGGTTTACCGGTGGAACTATCGCGGTGCTGGGCAGTGCCTGGTTTTCGCGGAGAGTTTTTGTTCACTACAAGGCCCAAGACCCTGGCAGGTTATTGGCACGCTTCTACACCGCAGAGCTGGAGAAGTTGGTAGTGACGGCAGTGCTTTTTGCCGGGACGGTTATCTGGATTAACCCTCTCAGTGCCGCTGCCCTGTTTGGTGTGTTTCTGCTGGTACAGTTTGTACCCATGTTGGCGGCACGCTTTGTTTTTTAA
- a CDS encoding ParB/RepB/Spo0J family partition protein: protein MAAKKRGLGRGLDALLGGGSGQDDSTHADTGATTGSVSSLAVDLIQRGRFQPRRDFNPERLQELADSIAAQGVVQPIVVRPVDGGRYEIIAGERRWRAGQQAGLSEIPVVVRDVNDQVAMAMGLIENIQRDDLNPLEEAGALHRLLNEFELTHQEIAKAVGKSRTTVTNLLRLLDLNADVKRCIEERSLEMGHARALLGLKGEFQSDAARRVVSQGLSVRETEKLVRRLQGEEPGTAKSKPSVKEDPNIRSLENSLTEKLGARVKVQQGAGGKGKLVVSYNNLDELEGILDHIR from the coding sequence ATGGCAGCAAAAAAACGTGGTCTAGGAAGAGGATTGGATGCTCTGTTAGGCGGTGGCAGCGGGCAGGATGACAGTACTCACGCCGACACAGGGGCAACCACGGGCAGTGTCTCATCGCTTGCGGTCGATCTGATTCAGCGCGGCAGGTTCCAGCCGCGCCGTGATTTCAATCCTGAGCGCCTGCAGGAGCTGGCTGACTCAATTGCCGCCCAAGGGGTAGTACAGCCCATTGTGGTCCGCCCTGTCGATGGCGGGCGTTACGAGATCATTGCCGGTGAGCGCCGCTGGCGTGCCGGCCAGCAGGCGGGGCTGAGTGAAATACCCGTGGTGGTTCGTGATGTGAATGACCAGGTGGCGATGGCCATGGGTCTGATCGAAAATATTCAGCGTGACGACCTCAACCCCCTGGAAGAGGCCGGGGCTCTTCACCGCCTGCTCAACGAGTTTGAACTGACCCATCAGGAGATCGCCAAGGCGGTGGGCAAGTCACGTACCACCGTGACCAATCTTCTGCGCCTGCTCGATCTCAACGCAGATGTTAAGCGCTGTATTGAAGAGCGCAGCCTGGAGATGGGCCACGCCAGAGCACTGCTCGGCCTCAAGGGTGAATTTCAGAGCGATGCCGCCCGCCGTGTAGTCTCACAGGGACTCTCGGTTCGTGAGACCGAAAAACTGGTGCGGCGCCTTCAGGGGGAGGAGCCGGGGACGGCCAAGAGCAAGCCGTCGGTAAAGGAAGACCCTAATATCCGTAGTTTGGAAAACAGCCTGACCGAGAAGCTCGGTGCGCGTGTCAAAGTGCAGCAGGGTGCCGGTGGTAAGGGTAAGCTGGTGGTGAGCTACAATAATCTGGATGAGTTGGAAGGGATTCTCGATCATATCCGCTGA
- a CDS encoding ParA family protein encodes MGRIVCVANQKGGVGKTTTAVNLAASLASLKKKVLLVDLDPQGNATMGSGVDKYNLEQSSCDVLLGDAQFAEAVITSPEAGFDVLPANSDLTAAEVGLMSATLREKRLSLALAGPKERYQYIIIDCPPSLNMLTVNALVAADGVLIPLQCEYYALEGLSSLIGTIRQIQGNRNAKLEIEGIVRTMHDPRNNLANDVSAQLISHFSDQVYNTIIPRNVRVAEAPSHGLPILMYDKSSRGAVSYLALASEFLRRQERHATSATG; translated from the coding sequence ATGGGTAGAATCGTCTGCGTTGCCAATCAGAAGGGTGGTGTCGGTAAAACCACCACGGCGGTCAATCTGGCCGCCTCACTCGCCTCGCTTAAAAAAAAGGTGCTGCTGGTAGATCTCGATCCCCAGGGAAACGCCACCATGGGGAGTGGTGTCGATAAGTACAATCTGGAGCAGTCCAGTTGTGATGTGCTGTTGGGTGATGCCCAGTTTGCTGAGGCGGTAATCACCTCACCGGAAGCGGGGTTTGATGTACTCCCCGCCAATAGTGACCTGACTGCCGCTGAGGTCGGGTTGATGAGCGCCACCCTGCGGGAAAAACGGCTCAGCCTGGCCCTCGCCGGACCGAAAGAGCGCTATCAGTACATCATTATTGACTGCCCACCCTCTCTCAATATGCTGACGGTCAATGCGCTGGTGGCGGCGGATGGTGTACTGATTCCTTTGCAGTGTGAATACTATGCCCTTGAAGGGCTCTCCTCCTTGATTGGCACTATCCGTCAGATCCAGGGTAATCGTAACGCCAAGCTGGAGATAGAGGGGATCGTCCGTACCATGCACGATCCACGCAATAATCTGGCAAATGATGTCTCTGCGCAGCTGATCAGCCACTTCTCAGATCAGGTCTACAATACGATAATTCCCCGTAATGTTCGTGTAGCCGAGGCACCGAGTCACGGTCTGCCGATTTTGATGTATGATAAGAGTTCCCGTGGGGCGGTCAGTTATCTGGCACTGGCGAGTGAGTTTCTGCGTCGACAAGAGCGGCACGCTACTTCGGCAACCGGGTGA
- a CDS encoding DUF3461 family protein, producing MYKTLEEMGVHDIHQIEKYILRQEGDEDILKIYFKRKRGSLFPTSMKFRHGRSKKMVPTERNRNEFKEISEISPTMIKAAQELEQIVDHEESIEDFKKRILSDIDHLENVVQRKLDQLRSDVDQLE from the coding sequence ATGTATAAGACACTGGAAGAGATGGGTGTACATGATATTCATCAGATAGAAAAGTACATCCTGAGGCAGGAGGGTGATGAAGATATTCTGAAAATCTACTTCAAGAGGAAAAGGGGCTCGCTATTTCCCACCAGTATGAAATTCCGCCATGGCCGCTCAAAAAAGATGGTTCCGACAGAGAGAAATCGCAATGAATTCAAGGAGATCAGCGAGATATCACCGACTATGATCAAAGCGGCTCAGGAGCTGGAGCAGATCGTCGATCACGAAGAGAGCATCGAAGATTTCAAGAAGCGTATCCTCAGCGACATTGATCACCTGGAAAACGTAGTACAGCGCAAGTTGGATCAGCTGCGCAGCGATGTTGATCAGCTTGAATGA
- a CDS encoding YaiI/YqxD family protein, which translates to MKIWVDADACPGVIKEILYRAAERVGVHLTLVANQPLRTPPSRLIQSIQVGHGFDVADNRIVELMAAGDLVITADIPLAADVIAKGGRALNPRGELYSEENIAQRLTMRNFMDELRGSGVDTGGPPSFSQADRQAFANQLDRLLVSHIS; encoded by the coding sequence ATGAAAATCTGGGTTGATGCTGACGCCTGCCCCGGGGTTATCAAAGAGATTCTATATCGCGCCGCAGAAAGGGTGGGCGTTCATCTCACTCTGGTTGCCAATCAACCACTACGCACTCCTCCTTCCCGCCTGATTCAGTCGATACAGGTGGGTCACGGTTTCGATGTGGCTGATAACAGAATCGTGGAACTGATGGCGGCGGGAGACCTGGTGATCACCGCCGATATCCCGCTGGCTGCAGATGTTATCGCCAAAGGTGGACGCGCTCTCAATCCCAGGGGGGAACTCTACAGTGAGGAGAATATTGCTCAGCGCCTGACCATGCGTAACTTTATGGATGAGTTGCGGGGAAGTGGTGTAGATACCGGTGGCCCGCCCTCCTTCAGCCAAGCAGATCGACAAGCTTTTGCCAACCAGTTAGATCGGCTTCTGGTCTCTCACATCAGCTAG
- a CDS encoding cold-shock protein, with amino-acid sequence MSDQLVTGVVKWFNDEKGFGFIEREGGSDVFVHFRAINGSGRRSLSEGQQVTFEVTQGQKGPQAENVTAVG; translated from the coding sequence ATGTCAGATCAATTGGTCACCGGTGTCGTTAAATGGTTTAACGATGAAAAAGGATTCGGTTTCATTGAGCGTGAAGGCGGTTCAGATGTTTTTGTTCACTTTCGTGCAATCAACGGCTCCGGTCGTCGCTCCCTGAGCGAAGGTCAGCAAGTCACTTTCGAAGTGACTCAGGGGCAGAAAGGCCCCCAAGCTGAAAACGTGACTGCTGTAGGCTAA
- a CDS encoding DUF2058 domain-containing protein, with amino-acid sequence MEAVIFTAFCEQSEYEEIERVGNSLQDQFLKMGLVDKGKANQTSKEKRKKAKQSRKGGQVEADNGQQLREAQEKSAERDRRLNRERVAEAEKKAVAAQIKQLVEMNRQSTEGGEEPYNFSDENKLKRLYLPVHMHQQVTNGRLAIVRANDGYGVVPAAVAEKIILRDSSVVLVLNSEQPGDEVDDEYADFKVPDDLMW; translated from the coding sequence ATGGAGGCTGTTATTTTTACAGCCTTCTGTGAACAGAGTGAGTATGAGGAGATAGAGAGAGTGGGCAATTCGCTACAGGATCAGTTTCTCAAGATGGGTCTTGTTGATAAAGGCAAGGCTAATCAGACGTCCAAAGAGAAAAGAAAAAAGGCAAAACAGAGTCGTAAGGGGGGCCAGGTAGAGGCTGATAATGGGCAGCAGCTGCGGGAGGCACAGGAGAAGAGTGCCGAAAGGGATCGTCGTCTCAACAGGGAGAGAGTGGCTGAAGCGGAAAAAAAGGCGGTAGCAGCCCAGATAAAACAGCTGGTGGAGATGAACCGGCAGTCTACCGAAGGGGGAGAGGAACCCTACAATTTCAGTGATGAAAATAAGCTCAAGCGCCTCTATCTACCTGTGCATATGCATCAGCAGGTGACCAACGGCAGGCTTGCCATTGTCAGGGCGAATGACGGCTACGGAGTGGTTCCGGCAGCTGTGGCGGAGAAGATAATCCTACGGGATAGCAGTGTTGTGTTGGTGTTGAACAGTGAGCAGCCGGGTGATGAAGTTGATGATGAGTATGCAGATTTCAAGGTGCCTGATGACCTGATGTGGTGA
- a CDS encoding cyclic nucleotide-binding domain-containing protein, with amino-acid sequence MPTLLPLWRAARTTGKQCGLTATGDYQPSLRSPWLAADEYVVREGEPANELYAVYSGSLMITKENSGSKMDSVYVGNIKEHELFGESAVFEGGLRTANVVTCGKTMLLEIERQEFQKFLSDYPAKTQAILLYLVNQLVGKLSSSNHELVLVRNQLYAIQDQRRGRSEFCVSLIG; translated from the coding sequence ATGCCTACTTTGCTTCCCCTCTGGCGCGCTGCGCGCACGACGGGTAAGCAGTGCGGCCTCACGGCTACCGGGGATTACCAGCCCTCGCTTCGCTCTCCATGGCTGGCAGCGGACGAGTATGTGGTCAGAGAGGGAGAGCCGGCAAATGAGCTGTACGCCGTATACTCTGGCTCCTTGATGATTACCAAAGAGAATTCAGGTAGTAAGATGGACTCAGTCTATGTCGGTAACATCAAAGAGCATGAGCTGTTTGGGGAGTCGGCAGTATTTGAGGGGGGTCTACGTACCGCCAATGTTGTCACCTGCGGCAAAACCATGCTGCTAGAGATAGAACGGCAGGAGTTTCAGAAATTTCTCAGTGACTACCCGGCAAAGACCCAGGCAATCTTGCTCTACCTGGTCAACCAACTGGTGGGAAAGCTGAGCAGCTCAAATCATGAACTGGTACTGGTTCGTAATCAGCTCTATGCGATACAAGACCAGCGTAGAGGGCGTTCAGAATTCTGTGTCAGCCTAATCGGTTAA
- a CDS encoding YajD family HNH nuclease: MSSDKLDQVVADARRNREDREKGYRERALKMYPWVCGRCSREFTRENLRELTVHHRDHNHDNNPPDGSNWELLCIYCHDNEHSRLLDGEYGSAVSDDEEQAAATHNPFGDLKKMLGKGD, translated from the coding sequence ATGAGTAGCGATAAACTTGATCAGGTGGTGGCCGACGCACGGCGTAATCGGGAAGACCGCGAAAAAGGCTATAGAGAGCGGGCGCTGAAGATGTACCCCTGGGTGTGTGGCCGCTGCAGCCGTGAGTTTACACGGGAAAATCTGCGGGAGCTGACAGTCCATCACCGGGATCACAATCACGACAACAATCCTCCCGACGGCAGTAACTGGGAGCTGCTCTGCATCTATTGCCATGACAACGAGCACTCACGCTTGTTGGACGGTGAATACGGTAGTGCGGTATCTGATGATGAGGAGCAGGCTGCGGCCACCCACAATCCATTTGGCGATCTGAAAAAAATGCTTGGAAAGGGTGATTAG
- the rsmG gene encoding 16S rRNA (guanine(527)-N(7))-methyltransferase RsmG: MSEHEKLWQGQLTDGLKVMGIELSEEQHQKLLNYLALLVKWNRAFNLTAIRDPKEMVSRQLLDALSILHLVKGSRVLDVGTGPGLPGIPLAIALPDVWFTLLDSNGKKTRFVQQSIGTLGLRNIEVIQARVEAFQPQQGYDTITSRAFASLPKMVQLTSHLLADGGQYLAMKGIDPVDELDQLGLEEMKVERITLFVPETTGERHAVVIS; encoded by the coding sequence ATGAGTGAGCATGAGAAATTGTGGCAGGGTCAGCTGACTGACGGTCTGAAAGTGATGGGCATTGAGCTGAGCGAAGAACAGCATCAGAAGCTGCTGAACTACCTCGCCCTGCTGGTAAAGTGGAATCGTGCCTTCAACCTGACGGCGATCCGTGATCCCAAGGAGATGGTCTCACGGCAGCTACTTGATGCTCTGTCGATCCTGCATCTGGTCAAGGGCTCACGGGTGCTGGATGTGGGCACTGGCCCGGGATTGCCGGGTATTCCCCTTGCCATTGCACTACCCGATGTCTGGTTTACCCTGCTTGATTCCAATGGCAAGAAGACCCGTTTTGTGCAGCAGTCCATCGGTACGCTTGGCCTGAGAAATATTGAGGTGATACAGGCCCGGGTGGAGGCTTTTCAGCCACAGCAGGGTTATGACACTATTACCTCCCGAGCCTTTGCCTCTTTGCCAAAGATGGTGCAACTTACCTCTCATCTGCTGGCGGACGGGGGGCAGTATCTGGCGATGAAGGGTATTGACCCCGTTGATGAGCTTGACCAACTGGGACTTGAAGAGATGAAGGTTGAGCGGATCACACTGTTCGTGCCCGAGACAACGGGTGAGCGCCATGCAGTTGTGATTAGCTGA
- the mnmG gene encoding tRNA uridine-5-carboxymethylaminomethyl(34) synthesis enzyme MnmG, with translation MFHTDSYDVIVVGGGHAGTEAALAAARMGARTLLLTHNIDTLGLMSCNPAIGGIGKGHLVKEVDALGGIMAHAADLGGIQFRTLNSRKGPAVRATRAQADRQLYRAAVRHALENQPNLDLFQQAVDDLVMEGERVTGVVTQMGLRFSASAVVLTVGTFLGGRIHIGLSNYPGGRAGDPPANALAERLRELPFNIERLKTGTPPRIDSRSIDYTHLQAQPGDKPLPVFSFIGSVEQHPQQVNCHITHTNERTHEIIRGGMSRSPMYTGVIEGVGPRYCPSIEDKVVRFADNPAHQIFIEPEGLTSNEVYPNGISTSLPFDVQYALVRSMAGFENAHITRPGYAIEYDFFDPRDLRPSLETRFISGLYFAGQINGTTGYEEAAAQGLLAGFNAVLKIRGKEAWCPRRDEAYLGVLVDDLITQGTREPYRMFTSRAEYRLLLREDNADLRLTEQGHRLGLVPEQRWRLFNEKREAIELERERLRGIWLQPNSPVAQQAEAELSSAISKETRALDMLSRPEVSYAALTGLEGVGPAVVDPKVAEQLEIQAKYAGYIQRQQQEIDRQRSKEAVKLPESLDYEQVRGLSSEVREKLIRSRPATIGQAGRIPGMTPAAISLLLIHLKHKRAPSTKP, from the coding sequence ATGTTTCATACCGATAGCTACGATGTGATTGTTGTGGGGGGCGGCCACGCCGGTACCGAGGCGGCACTTGCGGCGGCACGCATGGGTGCTCGCACCCTGCTGTTGACCCACAATATCGATACTCTGGGGCTGATGAGCTGCAACCCTGCTATCGGTGGTATCGGCAAGGGGCATCTGGTGAAAGAGGTGGATGCCCTGGGTGGGATAATGGCCCACGCCGCTGATCTTGGCGGTATACAGTTCCGTACCCTCAACTCCCGCAAGGGGCCGGCGGTACGCGCCACCCGTGCCCAGGCGGATCGTCAGCTCTATAGGGCGGCGGTGCGCCACGCCCTGGAGAATCAACCCAACCTCGATCTGTTCCAGCAGGCGGTGGATGATCTGGTGATGGAGGGGGAGCGGGTCACCGGGGTGGTGACCCAGATGGGCCTGCGTTTCAGTGCCTCGGCGGTGGTGCTTACCGTTGGCACCTTCCTCGGCGGGCGTATCCATATCGGCCTCAGCAACTACCCGGGAGGACGTGCCGGTGATCCTCCCGCCAATGCCCTGGCCGAGCGGTTACGCGAGCTGCCGTTCAACATCGAGCGACTAAAGACCGGAACGCCGCCGCGCATCGACAGCCGCAGCATTGACTATACACACCTCCAGGCCCAGCCGGGGGATAAGCCGCTGCCGGTTTTCTCCTTCATCGGTTCGGTGGAGCAGCATCCGCAGCAGGTGAACTGCCATATCACTCACACCAATGAGCGCACCCACGAGATTATCCGTGGCGGTATGTCCCGCTCGCCGATGTATACCGGGGTGATTGAGGGGGTAGGGCCGCGTTACTGCCCCTCCATCGAGGACAAGGTGGTGCGCTTTGCCGACAATCCGGCACACCAGATCTTTATCGAGCCCGAGGGGCTTACCAGCAATGAGGTCTATCCCAACGGCATCTCCACCTCCCTTCCCTTCGACGTTCAGTACGCGTTGGTGCGCTCCATGGCGGGATTTGAGAATGCCCACATCACCCGCCCCGGCTACGCTATCGAGTACGACTTTTTTGACCCACGCGATCTGCGTCCCAGCCTTGAGACCCGTTTTATCAGCGGCCTCTACTTCGCTGGTCAGATCAACGGTACCACCGGCTATGAAGAGGCCGCCGCCCAGGGTCTGCTGGCGGGTTTCAATGCCGTGTTGAAGATACGCGGCAAGGAGGCCTGGTGTCCACGGCGGGATGAGGCCTATCTTGGTGTGCTGGTGGATGATCTGATTACCCAGGGTACCCGTGAGCCCTATCGCATGTTCACCAGCCGGGCGGAGTATCGTCTGCTGCTACGCGAAGATAATGCCGACCTGCGTCTGACTGAGCAGGGCCACCGGCTTGGGCTGGTGCCGGAACAGCGCTGGCGTCTGTTCAATGAGAAGCGTGAGGCTATTGAGCTGGAGCGTGAGCGGTTGCGAGGGATCTGGCTGCAACCCAATAGCCCGGTGGCACAACAGGCGGAGGCTGAGCTGAGCAGTGCGATCTCCAAGGAGACCCGTGCTCTGGATATGCTTTCACGACCGGAGGTGAGTTATGCCGCCCTTACCGGCCTGGAGGGGGTGGGTCCGGCGGTGGTCGATCCAAAGGTGGCCGAGCAGCTGGAGATACAGGCGAAATACGCCGGCTATATCCAGCGCCAGCAGCAGGAGATCGACCGCCAACGCTCGAAGGAGGCGGTGAAACTGCCTGAGAGCCTCGATTATGAGCAGGTGAGGGGTCTCTCCTCAGAGGTCCGTGAAAAGTTGATCAGAAGCCGCCCGGCAACCATTGGTCAGGCGGGCCGTATTCCCGGTATGACGCCGGCGGCGATCTCACTGCTGTTGATCCACTTGAAGCATAAGAGAGCCCCAAGCACTAAACCATAA
- a CDS encoding MoxR family ATPase, with protein sequence MKEKLEQIITEAGRIILGKEQPVRLAIACLLARGHLLIEDLPGVGKTTLAHLLAKLLGLEYQRIQFTSDLLPADIIGVSIYDRGEALFRFHPGPVFSQLVLADEINRATPKAQSALLEAMEERQVTTEGETRRLPEPFFVIATQNPAHQIGTFPLPESQLDRFLMRINLGYPDPQAERALLAGRDRREMIDQVTPCLAAGELQAIQQQVSRVHVADALLDYIQDLLAFSRSHTRFNHGLSPRAGLAILNSARAWALLQGREQVIPEDVQAILPSTVSHRLHSSADTGVDEGRELSRLLLESVPLP encoded by the coding sequence ATGAAGGAAAAACTTGAACAGATCATCACCGAGGCAGGCCGAATCATTCTCGGCAAGGAGCAGCCGGTGCGCCTCGCCATCGCCTGCCTGCTGGCACGGGGTCATCTGCTGATCGAGGATCTGCCAGGCGTCGGCAAAACCACCCTAGCCCACCTGCTCGCCAAACTGCTGGGGCTGGAGTACCAACGCATCCAGTTCACCAGCGACCTGCTGCCGGCGGATATTATCGGCGTCTCCATCTACGACCGGGGTGAGGCCCTGTTTCGCTTTCATCCCGGCCCGGTCTTCTCGCAGCTGGTGCTGGCGGATGAGATCAACCGTGCCACCCCCAAGGCCCAGAGCGCCCTGCTGGAGGCGATGGAGGAGCGCCAGGTGACTACCGAGGGGGAGACCCGACGGCTACCCGAGCCCTTTTTTGTTATCGCCACCCAGAATCCAGCCCATCAGATTGGCACCTTCCCCCTCCCTGAATCCCAACTCGACCGCTTTCTTATGCGCATCAATCTGGGCTACCCCGATCCCCAGGCAGAGCGTGCACTGTTGGCCGGCAGGGACAGGCGCGAGATGATCGACCAGGTAACACCCTGTTTAGCGGCAGGAGAGTTACAGGCCATCCAGCAGCAGGTGAGTAGGGTGCATGTAGCGGATGCACTGCTTGACTATATACAGGATCTGCTCGCTTTCAGCCGCAGCCATACCCGCTTCAACCACGGCCTCTCCCCCCGTGCCGGGCTTGCGATACTCAACAGCGCCCGCGCCTGGGCACTCCTTCAGGGGCGAGAACAGGTGATACCTGAAGATGTGCAGGCAATACTGCCATCCACGGTGAGCCATCGTCTTCACTCCAGTGCCGATACCGGCGTTGATGAGGGAAGGGAGCTCTCCAGGCTGCTCCTCGAATCAGTTCCGCTTCCTTGA